In the genome of Muntiacus reevesi chromosome 5, mMunRee1.1, whole genome shotgun sequence, one region contains:
- the LOC136168985 gene encoding olfactory receptor 10D1B-like encodes MRNASVVTEFILLGIPHTEDLETMLFVLFLSFYIFTLMGNLLILLAIVSSARLHTPMYFFLCKLSVCDIFFPSVSSPKMLFYLSGNSRTISYAGCVSQLFFYHFLGCTECFLYTVMAYDRFVAICYPLRYTIIMSHRACAILAMGTSFFGCIQATFLTTLTFQLPYCGPNEVDYFFCDIPVMLKLACADTSALEMVGFISVGLMPLSCFLLILTSYSRIICSILQIRSAAGRKHAFSTCSAHLTAILLFYMPVVLIYLRPTPSPWMDATVQILNNLVTPMLNPLIYSLRNKEVKSSLRKVLYQLDFLPEQR; translated from the coding sequence ATGAGGAACGCCTCGGTGGTGACTGAGTTTATTCTGCTGGGCATCCCGCACACAGAGGACCTGGAGACCATGCTCTTTGTCCTGTTTCTGTCCTTCTACATCTTCACCCTTATGGGGAACCTGCTCATCCTACTGGCGATTGTCTCCTCCGCTCGGCTGCAcactcccatgtacttcttcctgtgTAAACTGTCTGTCTGTGAcatattttttccctctgtgaGTTCCCCCAAGATGCTCTTCTACCTCTCAGGGAACAGCCGAACCATCTCCTACGCAGGTTGCGTGTCCCAGCTCTTCTTCTACCACTTCCTGGGTTGTACGGAGTGTTTCCTGTACACGGTAATGGCCTATGATCGCTTTGTTGCCATATGTTACCCTCTGCGCTATACAATAATCATGAGTCACAGAGCGTGTGCCATCCTGGCCATGGGCAcctctttttttggctgtattCAGGCCACCTTTCTAACTACACTCACCTTCCAATTGCCCTACTGTGGCCCCAATGAGGTGGACTATTTCTTCTGCGATATCCCAGTCATGCTGAAGCTGGCTTGTGCAGACACCTCGGCCCTGGAGATGGTGGGGTTCATCAGTGTGGGTCTCATGCCACTCAGCTGCTTCCTTCTCATCCTCACCTCCTACAGCCGCATCATCTGTTCCATCTTGCAGATCCGCTCTGCAGCCGGCCGAAAGCACGCCTTCTCCACTTGCAGTGCCCACCTCACTGCCATCCTGCTTTTCTACATGCCAGTGGTCCTCATCTACCTACGGCCAACCCCAAGTCCCTGGATGGATGCAACTGTTCAGATCCTGAATAACCTGGTCACCCCCATGCTCAACCCCCTGATCTACAGCCTCAGGAATAAGGAGGTGAAGTCATCTCTGAGGAAGGTCCTATATCAGCTGGACTTCCTTCCTGAGCAGAGGTAG
- the LOC136169230 gene encoding olfactory receptor 10D3-like, with product MTVFLVMNLLVASCGFWCCGSLTYCHFRSFQDKNLTFTEIRNHTLVKEFILLGIPRTQGQEVVLFVVFFIFYVCTLLGNLLILLAVAADSRLHTPMYFFLCNLSVLDIGFSSVSTPKMLANLLVKNRVISLGGCVSQVFFYHFLGCAESLLYTVMAYDRFAAICHPLRYAIIMNRRACALLVAGTWALSSFHAISLTTLTFQLPYCGSNEIDYFFCDIFPVVKLACGNTLIIETVSFTNIGLVPMICFLLIVSSYMRIVIAVVKMHSAEGRRKAASTCVSHLSVVTLFFGPCALVYTQPSLSEVLVTPVQIFASVITPMLNPTIYTLRNKDVKGALKKLVGGQIVSEGGH from the coding sequence ATGACTGTCTTTCTTGTTATGAATCTATTGGTCGCAAGCTGTGGATTTTGGTGCTGTGGGTCATTAACTTACTGTCACTTCCGCTCTTTCCAGGATAAAAATCTAACTTTTACGGAGATAAGGAATCACACTTTGGTTAAAGAGTTCATCCTGTTGGGCATCCCTCGAACCCAGGGGCAGGAAGTTGTGCTGTTTGTGGTGTTCTTCATCTTCTACGTCTGCACTCTGCTAGGAAATCTGCTCATCCTGCTAGCCGTGGCGGCCGATTCCCGCCTCCACACGcctatgtatttctttctttgtaaccTCTCTGTGCTGGATATTGGTTTCTCTTCTGTGAGCACCCCAAAGATGTTGGCCAACCTGCTGGTGAAGAACCGGGTCATCTCCCTGGGTGGCTGTGTGTCCCAGGTCTTCTTTTACCACTTCCTAGGCTGCGCGGAATCTCTGCTCTACacggtgatggcctatgaccgattTGCTGCCATCTGCCACCCGCTGCGTTATGCCATCATCATGAACCGTCGGGCGTGTGCCCTGCTGGTGGCTGGCACCTGGGCTCTTAGCTCTTTTCACGCCATAAGTCTCACTACACTGACCTTCCAGTTGCCATACTGCGGGTCTAATGAGATAGATTATTTCTTCTGCGACATCTTTCCTGTTGTCAAATTGGCCTGTGGTAACACACTCATCATTGAGACAGTGAGCTTCACCAACATTGGCCTCGTGCCCATGATCTGTTTCCTCCTCATCGTTTCCTCCTACATGCGCATCGTCATTGCAGTGGTAAAGATGCACTCGGCTGAGGGGCGGCGCAAGGCAGCATCTACCTGTGTCTCCCACCTCTCTGTGGTCACTCTGTTCTTTGGGCCTTGTGCTCTTGTCTATACCCAGCCGTCTTTGAGCGAGGTGCTGGTCACTCCAGTGCAAATCTTTGCAAGTGTAAtcacccccatgctgaaccccacGATCTACACTTTGAGAAACAAAGATGTCAAGGGAGCCCTGAAGAAACTTGTTGGGGGCCAGATTGTTTCAGAGGGAGGTCACTAG
- the LOC136169231 gene encoding olfactory receptor 10D3: MKNCSEVTEFILLGIPHTEGLETILFVLFLPFYACTLLGNMSILVTILSSNRLHTPMYFFLGNLSVFDMSFSSVTCPKMLLYLMGLSPLISYKDCVSQLFFFHFLGSIECFLYTVMAYDRFTAICHPLRYVVIMNPRVCVALAVGTWLLGCVHSSILTLLTFTLPYCGPNEVAHFFCDIPALLPLACADTSLAQRVSFTNVGLVSLVCFLLILVSYTRITISILQIPSTEGRRRAFSTCSAHLIAILCAYGPIITVYLQPTPNPMLGTVVQILMNLVGPMLNPLIYTLRNKEVKTALKKVLYRTNHVPEI, translated from the coding sequence ATGAAGAACTGCTCTGAGGTGACTGAGTTCATCCTGTTGGGAATCCCGCACACGGAGGGGCTGGAGACTATACTCTTTGTCCTGTTCTTGCCCTTCTATGCCTGCACCCTGCTGGGAAACATGTCCATCCTTGTGACTATTCTTTCTTCTAATCGCcttcacacacccatgtattttttcctgggGAACTTGTCTGTGTTTGATATGAGTTTCTCCTCTGTGACCTGTCCTAAAATGCTGCTCTACCTCATGGGACTGAGCCCACTCATTTCCTACAAGGACTGTGTCTCCCAGCTCTTCTTCTTCCATTTCCTCGGCAGCATTGAGTGTTTCTTGTAcaccgtgatggcctatgaccgcttcaCCGCCATCTGTCACCCTCTACGGTATGTGGTCATCATGAACCCTAGAGTCTGTGTGGCCTTGGCTGTGGGCACGTGGCTGTTAGGATGTGTCCATTCCAGCATCCTGACTTTGCTTACCTTCACCCTGCCATACTGTGGTCCCAATGAAGTGGCTCACTTCTTTTGTGATATTCCAGCACTCTTACCCTTGGCCTGTGCTGATACATCCTTGGCCCAGAGGGTGAGCTTCACTAATGTTGGCCTAGTATCTCTAGTCTGCTTTCTCCTAATCCTTGTGTCTTATACTCGAATCACCATCTCCATCTTGCAGATTCCATCAACTGAGGGCCGTCGCCGGGCCTTCTCCACATGCAGTGCCCACCTCATTGCCATCCTCTGTGCCTATGGACCCATCATTACTGTCTATCTGCAGCCCACACCTAACCCCATGCTAGGAACTGTGGTGCAAATTCTGATGAATCTGGTGGGACCAATGCTGAACCCTTTAATCTATACCTTGAggaataaagaagtaaaaacagCTCTGAAAAAAGTATTGTACAGGACAAACCATGTTCCTGAGATTTAA